The Muricauda sp. SCSIO 65647 genome includes a region encoding these proteins:
- the ftsY gene encoding signal recognition particle-docking protein FtsY: MSLFKKIFSKEKKETLDKGLEKSKTSFFGKLTKAVAGKSKVDDEVLDNLEEVLVTSDVGVNTTLKIIERIEERVAQDKYMGTDELNTILREEIAALLSETHVGEAEEFLVPENKKPYVIMVVGVNGVGKTTTIGKLARQFKNQGKKVVLGAADTFRAAAIDQLQVWAERVDVPIVKQKMGSDPASVAFDTLNSAVADDADVVLIDTAGRLHNKVNLMNELTKVKRVMQKVVPDAPHDVLLILDGSTGQNAFEQAKQFTKATEVTSLAVTKLDGTAKGGVVIGISDQFQIPVKYIGVGEGIDDLQVFNKYEFVDSFFKI; the protein is encoded by the coding sequence ATGAGCCTATTCAAAAAAATATTTTCAAAAGAAAAAAAGGAGACGCTTGATAAAGGCCTTGAGAAGAGCAAGACCAGTTTTTTTGGCAAGCTGACCAAAGCGGTCGCGGGCAAGTCAAAGGTCGATGACGAAGTACTCGATAACCTTGAAGAGGTATTGGTCACCTCTGATGTAGGGGTCAATACTACCTTAAAAATCATCGAACGTATTGAAGAGCGGGTGGCCCAAGACAAATATATGGGCACCGATGAACTGAACACCATTTTGCGTGAAGAGATTGCAGCATTGCTCTCAGAGACCCATGTGGGCGAGGCCGAAGAATTTTTGGTGCCAGAGAATAAAAAACCCTATGTCATCATGGTGGTCGGGGTGAACGGGGTCGGCAAGACCACGACCATTGGCAAACTGGCCCGTCAGTTTAAAAATCAAGGCAAAAAAGTGGTCTTGGGCGCGGCAGATACCTTTCGTGCAGCGGCCATCGATCAATTGCAGGTATGGGCAGAGCGCGTTGATGTGCCCATCGTGAAGCAGAAAATGGGCAGTGACCCCGCTTCCGTAGCTTTTGATACTTTGAATTCTGCCGTTGCCGACGATGCCGATGTGGTCTTGATCGATACGGCGGGTCGGTTGCACAACAAGGTGAACCTGATGAACGAGCTTACCAAGGTGAAGAGGGTCATGCAAAAAGTGGTGCCCGATGCCCCACATGATGTATTGTTGATACTGGATGGTTCCACAGGGCAAAATGCCTTTGAGCAGGCCAAACAGTTTACCAAGGCCACTGAAGTTACCAGTTTGGCCGTGACCAAACTGGACGGTACGGCCAAAGGCGGGGTGGTGATCGGCATTTCCGATCAGTTTCAGATACCCGTCAAATACATTGGGGTAGGGGAAGGCATTGATGACCTACAGGTCTTTAACAAATACGAGTTTGTGGATTCGTTTTTTAAGATTTGA
- a CDS encoding fumarylacetoacetate hydrolase family protein has protein sequence MKLICIGRNYAAHIDELNNERPAEPVVFIKPDSAVLPKEQDFYIPEFSNDVHYEVEVLVKIKKVGKHIDQKFAHRYYDEVSLGIDFTARDLQSKLKEKGLPWEKAKGFDGAAVVGRWIHKEKYENLDRLGFSLLKNGEIVQSGDTSLMLWKIDELIAHVSTYFMLKKGDIVFTGTPAGVGKVVPNDYLVGRIEAEEFFAINVR, from the coding sequence ATGAAGTTAATATGCATTGGCCGAAACTATGCGGCCCATATAGACGAACTGAACAATGAACGCCCTGCCGAACCTGTAGTGTTCATCAAGCCTGATTCTGCGGTATTGCCCAAAGAACAAGATTTTTATATTCCTGAATTTTCGAATGATGTGCATTATGAAGTTGAGGTTTTGGTCAAGATCAAAAAAGTGGGCAAGCATATCGACCAGAAATTTGCACATAGGTACTATGATGAAGTCAGTTTAGGAATTGATTTTACCGCCCGCGATCTACAATCAAAACTCAAAGAAAAAGGCTTGCCCTGGGAAAAGGCCAAAGGTTTTGACGGTGCAGCCGTAGTGGGTAGGTGGATTCACAAAGAGAAGTACGAAAATTTAGACAGACTGGGGTTTTCGTTGTTAAAAAATGGGGAAATTGTACAATCTGGAGATACAAGTCTGATGCTGTGGAAGATAGACGAGCTCATTGCCCACGTTTCAACCTATTTTATGCTCAAAAAGGGCGATATCGTCTTTACGGGCACTCCTGCAGGTGTTGGTAAAGTAGTGCCAAATGACTACCTTGTCGGTAGAATAGAAGCGGAAGAGTTTTTCGCAATTAACGTCAGGTAA
- a CDS encoding Gfo/Idh/MocA family protein encodes MKWSRRDLLKGLGGLPILGAVWWAGAANTVSGRRERSEILEQLNIAPSLPPTVPDITGDPVRVGIIGFGGRGEHLCRAMGFATKEWVEAMELEANENPNHKALEDFLKQDKLNVRITAVCDVFDVRAEMAINAFATKDNTIKRYKTHQEMIDSGEVDAIVIATPDHWHAPMSIDALNKGIHVYVEKPMTHTIEETYRLREAAKKSKAVFAVGHQHRQTLSFKTAQDIVSKGTLGHVSLIQTNTNRNDDNGAWNYDIHEKASEQTIDWEMFLGTAPKIPFNKNHFFRWRKWWSYGSGLSGDLLTHDYDRLNCVLNMGIPKSVMASGGIYTHNDSRTVPDVLQVNMEFPEFSTGSSQKKGKEKGMTFCYSATLGNGFNRPTILMGHDATMELGNKLTVWPDGGSTRYAEMLEAEKMRPVAPIYQYNPGANVPDAISSATSQYFADKGLMWTYINGQRVDSTFLHMREWLSAIKNGGKVSCGIDEGFDEAITAHMAGLSWKLGKRIDWDAESETLVPIEGIDFDEALLAESLDFDKKETDKPVEMLS; translated from the coding sequence ATGAAATGGAGTAGAAGAGATTTGCTAAAAGGTTTGGGCGGTCTGCCAATATTGGGAGCTGTTTGGTGGGCCGGGGCCGCCAATACGGTCAGTGGCCGAAGAGAACGCTCTGAAATATTGGAACAGTTGAACATAGCCCCATCGTTGCCGCCTACCGTACCTGACATAACGGGCGACCCTGTTCGCGTGGGTATTATTGGCTTTGGAGGCCGGGGCGAGCATTTGTGCCGCGCCATGGGTTTCGCCACCAAAGAATGGGTAGAGGCCATGGAATTGGAGGCCAATGAAAATCCCAACCACAAAGCTTTGGAAGATTTTTTAAAACAAGATAAGCTGAACGTGCGCATAACAGCGGTCTGTGACGTTTTCGATGTTCGGGCCGAGATGGCCATCAATGCCTTTGCTACAAAAGATAATACCATAAAACGCTATAAGACCCATCAAGAGATGATCGACAGCGGTGAGGTCGATGCCATTGTCATTGCTACCCCCGATCATTGGCATGCCCCTATGTCAATCGACGCGCTCAATAAAGGGATTCATGTATATGTTGAAAAACCCATGACCCATACCATTGAAGAGACTTATAGACTTCGTGAGGCGGCCAAAAAATCAAAAGCCGTATTTGCCGTAGGCCACCAGCACAGGCAAACGTTGAGTTTCAAGACGGCACAAGACATTGTATCGAAAGGTACTTTGGGCCACGTTTCGCTCATACAGACCAATACAAACCGGAATGACGACAATGGTGCCTGGAACTATGATATTCATGAAAAGGCGAGTGAACAGACCATTGACTGGGAAATGTTTTTGGGTACTGCTCCCAAAATACCGTTCAATAAAAACCATTTTTTTAGATGGCGTAAATGGTGGTCGTATGGTTCAGGGCTTTCAGGTGACCTATTGACCCATGACTATGACCGTTTGAACTGTGTGCTGAATATGGGTATTCCAAAATCAGTTATGGCATCTGGTGGCATCTATACCCACAACGATAGCCGAACCGTACCCGATGTACTACAGGTGAATATGGAATTTCCTGAGTTCAGTACAGGCAGCAGCCAGAAAAAGGGCAAAGAAAAGGGTATGACCTTTTGTTATAGCGCCACCTTGGGCAATGGCTTCAACAGACCCACTATCTTGATGGGGCACGATGCCACCATGGAACTGGGCAATAAACTTACCGTATGGCCAGATGGTGGCTCTACCCGATATGCTGAAATGCTCGAAGCAGAGAAAATGCGACCAGTGGCTCCGATCTACCAATACAACCCCGGAGCCAATGTACCAGATGCCATTTCTTCGGCCACATCACAATATTTCGCTGATAAGGGCCTTATGTGGACATACATCAATGGCCAAAGGGTCGATTCAACCTTTTTACATATGCGTGAATGGTTGAGTGCAATCAAGAACGGTGGCAAGGTGAGCTGTGGAATCGATGAAGGCTTTGATGAGGCCATTACCGCCCATATGGCCGGCCTTTCTTGGAAATTGGGCAAACGAATCGATTGGGATGCCGAAAGCGAAACATTGGTGCCCATAGAGGGGATTGATTTTGATGAAGCCTTATTGGCAGAATCTTTGGATTTTGACAAGAAAGAGACTGATAAACCCGTCGAGATGTTGTCATAG
- the rimO gene encoding 30S ribosomal protein S12 methylthiotransferase RimO: protein MRTKSLKKNKINVVTLGCSKNVYDSEVLMGQLRANNKEVVHEEEGNVVVINTCGFIANAKEESVNTILEYVQKKEAGEVDKVFVTGCLSERYKPDLQKEIPNVDDYFGTSDLPNLLKALGADYKHELLGERLTTTPKNYAYLKIAEGCDRPCSFCAIPLMRGKHKSKPMEELVAEAEKLAANGVRELILIAQDLTYYGLDLYKKRNLAELLQKLAKVTGIEWIRLHYAFPTGFPMDVLEVMKDDPKICDYIDIPLQHIADPILKSMRRGTTKAKTTKLLQDFREAVPGMAIRTTLIVGYPGETEADFQILKDWVRAMRFERLGCFTYSHEENTHAFNLADDVPQEIKQQRANEIMEVQSQISWELNQDKIGKTFRCIIDRKEGNYFIGRTEFDSPDVDNEVLVDASKYYVKIGDFANIKITEASDFDLYGMPILSS from the coding sequence ATGCGTACAAAATCACTTAAAAAGAACAAAATCAATGTGGTGACCTTGGGCTGTAGCAAAAATGTCTACGACTCTGAGGTGCTCATGGGGCAGTTGCGTGCCAATAACAAAGAGGTGGTGCATGAAGAAGAGGGCAATGTAGTGGTCATCAATACCTGCGGGTTTATTGCCAATGCCAAGGAAGAAAGCGTCAACACCATTCTTGAATATGTGCAGAAAAAAGAGGCGGGCGAGGTCGATAAGGTATTTGTCACGGGATGTCTGAGCGAACGCTACAAACCTGATCTGCAAAAGGAGATTCCCAATGTTGATGACTACTTCGGCACCAGTGACCTGCCCAATCTTTTGAAAGCCTTGGGGGCTGATTATAAGCATGAGCTGTTGGGAGAACGCTTGACCACTACCCCAAAAAACTATGCCTATCTAAAAATTGCGGAAGGCTGTGACAGGCCATGTTCATTTTGTGCTATTCCCCTGATGCGCGGCAAGCACAAAAGCAAACCGATGGAAGAACTGGTTGCCGAAGCTGAAAAGCTCGCTGCCAATGGTGTAAGGGAACTGATTCTGATCGCCCAAGATCTGACCTACTACGGGTTGGATTTATACAAAAAGCGGAATTTGGCGGAGCTGCTTCAAAAATTGGCCAAAGTGACCGGAATTGAATGGATCCGTCTACATTATGCCTTTCCAACCGGGTTCCCCATGGATGTTTTGGAGGTTATGAAAGATGACCCAAAAATCTGCGACTATATCGATATTCCATTACAGCACATTGCAGACCCCATTTTAAAGAGTATGCGTAGGGGAACCACAAAGGCAAAAACGACCAAGTTGCTACAAGATTTTAGGGAAGCTGTGCCAGGTATGGCCATCCGTACCACCTTGATCGTTGGTTACCCTGGGGAAACCGAAGCAGATTTTCAAATTCTGAAAGATTGGGTCAGGGCTATGCGGTTTGAACGTTTGGGCTGTTTCACTTATAGTCACGAAGAGAACACCCATGCCTTTAATTTGGCAGATGATGTACCACAAGAAATAAAACAACAGCGCGCCAACGAGATCATGGAAGTACAGTCACAAATCTCATGGGAGCTGAACCAAGATAAAATCGGGAAAACCTTTCGTTGTATCATCGATAGAAAAGAGGGCAATTATTTTATTGGTCGCACCGAGTTTGATTCCCCCGACGTCGACAATGAAGTTCTGGTAGATGCCTCTAAATATTATGTGAAAATCGGAGATTTTGCGAATATCAAAATCACCGAAGCATCTGACTTTGATTTATACGGAATGCCCATTTTGTCATCTTGA
- a CDS encoding Hpt domain-containing protein — MIYSLEKVNEMAEGDEDFVLSVVSVFLEEVPEDLTALEDAIDRKDFEQVYKLAHKIKPNVDLLGMEQTRAIALEIETLGKNESNLEQIEGKFPLLKKDIEQVIAELKSDFDL, encoded by the coding sequence ATGATTTATAGTTTGGAAAAGGTCAATGAAATGGCCGAAGGAGATGAGGATTTTGTCTTGTCGGTGGTTTCAGTTTTTTTAGAGGAAGTGCCTGAAGACTTAACGGCCCTTGAAGATGCCATTGACCGAAAAGACTTTGAACAGGTTTACAAACTGGCCCATAAAATAAAACCCAATGTTGATTTGTTGGGGATGGAACAGACCCGTGCCATAGCCCTGGAAATCGAGACTTTGGGCAAGAACGAATCGAATTTGGAACAAATAGAGGGAAAATTCCCCTTGCTCAAAAAAGATATCGAACAGGTGATCGCCGAGCTGAAAAGTGACTTCGACCTTTAA
- a CDS encoding competence/damage-inducible protein A, whose product MQAEIVTIGDEILIGQIIDSNSAFIAKELNKIGVSVYQITSVQDDRQHILDALTEANRRSQVVIMTGGLGPTKDDITKHTLCEFLEDELVQDGEILAHVEMLFEKFISTPISDLNRKQALVPTRAVVLKNNYGTAPGLWMEKNGSVFVSLPGVPFEMKNLIIDQVIPRIIDKYERPHILHKTIMTYGLGESAVANKIEDWENKLPSFVKLAYLPNLGRVRLRLTAKGTDMELLKKTIEAEAKKLYPLIGDIIYGEEEDESIEALVAKLLTDKKMTLSTAESFTGGKIAGHITAVPGASDYFKGTVVSYATETKIRLLGVDKGLIEQYSVVSEAVAVAMAKNVKQILGTDFSIATTGNAGPTKGDSDVEVGTVFIAISTPERTFAQQFVMGNHRERIVQKSVNKAFELLQKEIVKF is encoded by the coding sequence ATGCAGGCAGAGATCGTAACCATTGGAGATGAAATCTTGATTGGGCAGATTATCGACTCCAATTCGGCCTTTATCGCCAAAGAATTGAACAAGATCGGGGTATCTGTATACCAAATCACGTCGGTACAAGACGATCGTCAGCATATTTTAGATGCCTTGACAGAAGCCAACCGGCGTTCACAAGTGGTCATTATGACCGGTGGTTTGGGTCCGACGAAAGACGATATCACCAAGCATACCCTATGTGAGTTTTTAGAGGATGAACTGGTTCAAGATGGTGAGATCTTGGCCCATGTCGAAATGCTGTTCGAGAAATTCATTTCGACGCCCATATCTGATTTGAACCGCAAACAAGCCCTGGTGCCCACTAGGGCCGTTGTACTGAAAAACAATTATGGTACCGCTCCTGGACTGTGGATGGAGAAAAACGGTTCGGTCTTTGTTTCGCTTCCCGGGGTGCCCTTTGAGATGAAAAACTTGATCATTGATCAGGTGATTCCACGAATTATTGATAAATATGAGCGTCCGCACATTCTCCATAAAACCATCATGACCTATGGATTGGGAGAGAGTGCCGTGGCCAATAAAATAGAGGATTGGGAAAACAAGCTCCCATCCTTTGTCAAACTGGCCTATCTACCCAATTTGGGTCGGGTACGATTACGTCTGACCGCCAAGGGTACCGATATGGAACTGCTCAAAAAAACAATTGAGGCCGAAGCGAAGAAACTGTATCCGTTGATTGGCGATATCATTTATGGGGAAGAAGAAGATGAAAGTATCGAGGCACTGGTGGCCAAATTGCTGACCGATAAAAAGATGACCCTTTCGACCGCTGAAAGCTTCACGGGGGGCAAAATTGCAGGGCATATCACCGCCGTTCCAGGGGCTTCAGACTATTTTAAGGGTACAGTGGTCAGCTATGCTACCGAAACCAAAATACGATTATTGGGCGTTGATAAAGGGTTGATCGAACAATATTCAGTGGTCAGTGAAGCGGTGGCCGTGGCAATGGCCAAGAATGTAAAACAAATCTTGGGTACTGATTTCTCGATAGCCACCACGGGCAATGCGGGCCCGACCAAAGGTGATTCCGATGTCGAGGTGGGCACGGTTTTCATTGCCATAAGCACGCCCGAACGTACTTTTGCACAACAGTTCGTGATGGGCAATCACCGTGAGCGTATCGTGCAAAAGTCTGTGAACAAGGCTTTTGAGCTTTTGCAAAAGGAAATTGTAAAATTCTGA
- the rpmG gene encoding 50S ribosomal protein L33, whose protein sequence is MAKKGNRIQVILECTEHKNSGMPGTSRYITTKNKKNTPDRIEIKKFNPILKRMTVHKEIK, encoded by the coding sequence ATGGCAAAGAAAGGCAATAGAATTCAGGTTATTTTAGAGTGTACCGAGCATAAAAATTCTGGTATGCCGGGTACATCAAGGTATATTACCACCAAGAACAAAAAGAACACGCCCGATAGGATCGAAATCAAAAAATTCAATCCGATCTTGAAGCGTATGACCGTTCATAAAGAAATCAAATAA
- the rpmB gene encoding 50S ribosomal protein L28, with protein sequence MSRICEITGKKVMFGNNVSFSINKTKRRFDANISKKRFYVPEEGRWVTLNVSAKGIKIINRRGVSAALKEARAKGYTK encoded by the coding sequence ATGTCAAGAATTTGTGAAATTACGGGAAAAAAGGTGATGTTCGGAAACAATGTTTCCTTCTCCATCAACAAGACCAAAAGAAGATTTGACGCCAATATCTCAAAGAAGCGTTTCTATGTTCCTGAAGAGGGGCGTTGGGTGACGTTGAATGTTTCCGCCAAGGGCATCAAGATCATCAACAGAAGAGGTGTTTCAGCCGCTTTGAAAGAGGCAAGGGCCAAAGGATACACCAAATAA
- a CDS encoding prolyl oligopeptidase family serine peptidase codes for MKFFSLILMLLAFSVAIPQDSTMYVKKVFEMDGGALPYRLLLPKDYDEEKDYPLILFLHGSGERGNDNMAQLVHGSSLFLKDDVREKYPAIVVFPQCAANSSWAKTDVRGQWGNREFVFYQDAEPTNDLLLLEGLLKYLKRKYPVDKNRMYVGGLSMGGMGTFELVNRNPRMFAAAFPICGGANPNIAKRLKKVYWWVFHGEADNVVPPKYSTQMVDALQDVGAEVKYSLYPDVGHDSWNNAFAEPGLLSWLFSKSK; via the coding sequence ATGAAGTTTTTTAGCCTGATCCTTATGCTTTTGGCCTTTTCAGTAGCGATACCACAAGATTCCACTATGTACGTGAAGAAGGTTTTTGAGATGGACGGCGGTGCATTGCCCTATCGTTTGCTGTTGCCCAAAGACTATGATGAAGAAAAAGACTATCCGCTCATTCTGTTTCTACACGGTTCGGGTGAACGGGGCAATGACAATATGGCCCAGTTGGTGCACGGTTCCAGCCTGTTTTTGAAGGATGATGTGCGTGAGAAATACCCGGCAATCGTTGTATTTCCGCAGTGTGCGGCCAATAGTTCATGGGCAAAAACCGATGTTCGTGGGCAGTGGGGCAACCGCGAGTTTGTGTTTTATCAGGATGCCGAACCTACAAACGACCTGCTGCTTTTAGAGGGCTTGCTCAAATACTTGAAACGAAAATATCCCGTCGATAAAAACAGGATGTACGTTGGCGGACTCTCAATGGGCGGTATGGGTACCTTTGAGTTGGTGAACCGCAACCCCAGAATGTTTGCAGCTGCCTTTCCGATATGCGGTGGAGCAAATCCTAATATCGCAAAACGACTAAAAAAAGTGTATTGGTGGGTGTTTCATGGTGAAGCTGACAATGTGGTGCCACCAAAATATTCCACCCAAATGGTCGATGCGCTACAAGATGTAGGGGCAGAAGTAAAGTATTCATTATACCCTGATGTGGGCCATGATAGTTGGAACAACGCTTTCGCAGAACCCGGCTTGCTTTCTTGGCTATTTTCCAAATCTAAATAA
- a CDS encoding DoxX family protein, translated as MKSNWQLKHSIVLLRILIGWHFLYEGITKMYDPDWTSFGYLASAQGPLKPFFTWLTSDALIGWVDTLNVVALILVGITLILGFLEKIGALAGIGLLALYYLAHPSLPWLPQINVEGSYWFVNKNLIELVACMILYQHPTGHVFGLGCFFKNNKRTAKIEKV; from the coding sequence ATGAAATCGAATTGGCAATTGAAACATAGCATCGTGCTATTGCGGATATTGATAGGATGGCATTTTTTGTACGAAGGCATTACAAAAATGTATGATCCTGATTGGACCTCTTTCGGATACTTGGCCTCAGCACAGGGTCCGTTAAAACCATTTTTTACTTGGCTGACCTCTGATGCCCTTATCGGATGGGTCGATACGTTGAACGTAGTTGCGTTAATTTTGGTGGGAATAACCCTTATTTTGGGCTTTCTTGAAAAAATAGGCGCCTTGGCGGGTATTGGCCTTTTGGCACTCTATTATCTGGCGCATCCTTCGCTACCTTGGCTACCCCAAATAAATGTCGAGGGCAGCTATTGGTTCGTGAACAAAAACCTGATAGAGTTGGTGGCCTGTATGATTCTTTATCAACATCCTACCGGACATGTCTTCGGGTTGGGGTGTTTTTTCAAAAACAATAAAAGAACAGCTAAAATAGAGAAGGTATGA
- a CDS encoding 3'-5' exonuclease, whose translation MQLQLTKPICFFDLETTGTNVAKDRIVEISILKIHPNGNKESKTWLVNPEMEIPAEAIAVHGISNEKVVNEPTFKQLSKEIYSLIKDSDLAGFNSDRFDIPLLAEEMMRADVDFDMKHMVSVDVQTIFHKMEKRTLEAAYKFYCDKSLEDAHSAKADTLATYEVLLAQLERYPELENNIKKLAEFSTHRKFADFAGFLGYNEEGDVIFSFGKHKGKEVEKVLDEEPGYFGWILNADFPLYTKKVLTQIKLSRLNNKLA comes from the coding sequence ATGCAATTACAACTGACCAAACCCATCTGTTTTTTTGACCTTGAGACCACAGGTACCAATGTGGCGAAAGACCGTATTGTCGAGATATCCATACTAAAGATACATCCTAACGGAAACAAAGAGAGCAAGACCTGGCTGGTGAATCCTGAGATGGAGATTCCGGCAGAGGCCATTGCCGTTCATGGCATCTCAAATGAAAAAGTGGTGAACGAGCCTACTTTCAAACAATTGTCAAAAGAAATCTACAGCTTGATCAAAGACAGTGATTTGGCAGGGTTCAATTCAGACCGTTTTGATATTCCGCTACTGGCCGAGGAAATGATGCGGGCCGATGTTGATTTTGACATGAAACACATGGTGTCTGTCGATGTACAGACCATCTTTCACAAAATGGAAAAGCGTACACTTGAAGCGGCCTACAAATTCTATTGTGATAAAAGTCTGGAGGATGCCCATAGTGCCAAGGCCGATACCCTTGCCACTTATGAGGTGCTGTTGGCCCAGCTAGAACGGTATCCAGAACTGGAGAACAATATCAAAAAACTGGCCGAATTCTCTACACATCGAAAATTTGCCGATTTTGCCGGTTTTCTAGGTTATAACGAAGAAGGTGATGTGATTTTTTCCTTTGGAAAGCATAAAGGCAAAGAAGTGGAAAAGGTTTTGGATGAAGAACCAGGCTATTTCGGCTGGATACTGAATGCCGACTTCCCGCTCTATACCAAAAAGGTGTTGACACAGATCAAGTTGAGCCGATTGAACAATAAATTGGCATAA
- a CDS encoding DUF2911 domain-containing protein, with translation MKWLSLLFTLSCWLCHSQISHPKASPFSVVEQEVGLSKIRVEYSRPAVRGRHVFGPQKDGQKGLVPYGRIWRVGANESTKITAEANMEVMGNKLPKGVYALYAFPDEKEWQIVFHTNTGHWGDGRKNYNLDEDLFRITAIPQEIPYHQENFLMAFDNITHTSANLNLIWANTKVTIPFSVDTDAQMEAEIAKQIKENPTALTYYEAARYLQEQGKDFERALQYLEKALEIGGDTYYFHRVKSLVEAALGDYGAAIESAQISLKIASELEKDEFVRMNEKNIKKWKAKL, from the coding sequence ATGAAATGGCTCAGCCTGCTTTTTACCCTCTCATGTTGGCTATGCCATTCACAAATCTCCCACCCCAAAGCCAGTCCGTTTTCAGTAGTGGAACAGGAAGTGGGCCTTTCCAAAATCCGTGTTGAATATTCCCGTCCGGCCGTTCGGGGGCGTCACGTGTTCGGTCCTCAAAAAGATGGGCAAAAAGGCTTGGTGCCCTATGGGCGTATCTGGCGGGTCGGGGCCAATGAAAGCACTAAAATCACGGCAGAGGCGAATATGGAGGTAATGGGCAATAAATTGCCGAAGGGAGTCTATGCCCTATATGCCTTTCCCGATGAAAAGGAGTGGCAAATCGTTTTTCACACGAACACTGGCCACTGGGGAGATGGGCGAAAGAATTACAATCTTGATGAAGATTTGTTCAGGATAACGGCAATACCACAAGAGATACCCTATCACCAAGAAAACTTTTTAATGGCCTTTGACAATATCACCCATACTTCTGCCAACCTGAACTTGATTTGGGCCAATACCAAAGTGACCATCCCTTTTTCCGTTGATACCGATGCCCAGATGGAAGCTGAGATTGCAAAACAGATCAAAGAAAACCCTACGGCCCTGACGTACTATGAAGCGGCCCGTTACCTACAAGAACAGGGCAAAGACTTTGAACGGGCATTGCAATACCTCGAGAAGGCACTTGAGATTGGTGGCGACACCTATTATTTTCACCGGGTGAAGAGTTTGGTAGAAGCAGCATTGGGTGATTATGGCGCAGCCATCGAATCTGCCCAGATATCTTTAAAGATCGCTTCAGAATTGGAAAAGGACGAATTCGTCCGTATGAACGAAAAGAACATCAAAAAGTGGAAAGCAAAGCTGTGA
- the aqpZ gene encoding aquaporin Z, whose translation MKKLVAEFIGTLWLVLGGCGSAVLAAAFPELGIGFVGVALAFGLTVLTMAYAIGHISGCHLNPAVTIGLAVGGRISKKDVLPYIVAQILGGIAGAGILYLIATGKPGFEIGGFAANGYAEHSPGGYGMTSAFITEVVMTFMFLIIILGATHSKAPKYMGGLAIGLGLTLIHLISIPVTNTSVNPARSTSQALFADGSWAVPQLWLFWIAPILGAIIAGIVYNYLSPEKRG comes from the coding sequence ATGAAAAAACTTGTAGCTGAGTTTATCGGTACGCTTTGGTTGGTTCTTGGTGGATGTGGAAGTGCGGTACTTGCTGCAGCGTTTCCTGAACTCGGAATCGGATTTGTAGGGGTCGCCTTGGCATTCGGACTCACCGTATTGACCATGGCCTATGCCATTGGCCATATTTCGGGTTGTCACCTGAACCCTGCAGTGACCATCGGATTGGCCGTTGGTGGCAGAATCAGTAAAAAAGACGTATTGCCCTATATTGTGGCACAGATACTGGGAGGCATAGCGGGCGCAGGAATTCTTTATCTGATCGCTACTGGAAAGCCTGGCTTTGAAATAGGTGGCTTTGCGGCCAATGGTTATGCAGAGCATTCGCCCGGTGGTTACGGTATGACGTCCGCTTTTATTACCGAAGTGGTGATGACCTTCATGTTCTTGATCATCATTTTAGGGGCCACCCACTCCAAAGCCCCAAAATATATGGGGGGCTTGGCGATCGGTCTTGGACTTACCCTTATTCATCTAATCAGTATACCTGTAACGAACACATCTGTAAACCCTGCCCGAAGTACCAGTCAGGCCCTTTTTGCAGATGGCTCATGGGCCGTTCCCCAACTTTGGCTTTTTTGGATAGCGCCTATTTTAGGGGCCATCATCGCCGGAATCGTATACAACTATCTGTCGCCCGAAAAGAGAGGATAA
- a CDS encoding DUF4295 domain-containing protein encodes MAKKTVATLQSSSKRLTKAIKMVKSPKSGSYTFVESVMPPELVNEWLAKK; translated from the coding sequence ATGGCAAAGAAGACCGTAGCAACATTACAATCGAGCTCAAAAAGATTGACAAAGGCCATCAAAATGGTCAAATCGCCCAAGTCAGGGTCCTACACCTTTGTAGAGTCTGTTATGCCCCCTGAGCTTGTAAACGAATGGTTGGCGAAGAAGTGA